The Streptomyces sp. NBC_00670 genome window below encodes:
- a CDS encoding NAD(P)H-binding protein: protein MIGITGASGSLGRATAELVLRTVDPREVVLTTRTPQALADLADRGARVRRADFGDPRTLEAAFAGVERLLLISTDAVGSRLDQQRAALAAAAGAGVSYVAYTSVPEPVSANPAVVVADHAGTERALRESGLRWTALRNNLYAHMQVSVVEQAAATGRLMTNSGSGAAAYVTREDCAAVAAEILTRGGYENQAVDVTGPEAVGALDLLRLARDLGGRDVELVDVDDHAFAVALGSAGLPEPVADLVTSFGAATRGGFLAGVSGVVADVTGRAPRPLADLVRTARTS from the coding sequence ATGATCGGCATCACGGGTGCGTCCGGCTCCCTCGGACGCGCCACCGCCGAACTGGTGCTGCGTACCGTCGACCCCCGCGAGGTGGTCCTCACCACGCGGACGCCACAGGCGCTCGCCGACCTCGCCGACCGCGGTGCGCGGGTGAGGCGGGCCGACTTCGGCGACCCGCGCACCCTGGAGGCGGCGTTCGCCGGTGTCGAACGGCTGCTGCTCATCTCCACCGACGCGGTGGGCTCCCGCCTCGACCAGCAGCGGGCCGCCCTCGCGGCGGCGGCCGGGGCAGGGGTCTCCTACGTGGCGTACACCTCCGTTCCCGAGCCGGTGTCCGCCAACCCCGCGGTGGTGGTGGCCGACCACGCCGGAACGGAGCGGGCGCTGCGGGAGAGCGGACTGCGCTGGACCGCCCTGCGCAACAACCTGTACGCGCACATGCAGGTGTCCGTCGTGGAACAGGCCGCCGCCACGGGCCGTCTGATGACCAACAGCGGCAGCGGCGCGGCGGCGTACGTCACCCGGGAGGACTGCGCGGCGGTGGCCGCCGAAATCCTCACCCGGGGCGGGTACGAGAACCAGGCCGTGGACGTCACCGGTCCGGAGGCGGTCGGTGCCCTCGATCTGCTGCGTCTCGCCCGTGACCTCGGCGGCCGTGACGTCGAACTCGTGGACGTCGACGACCACGCGTTCGCCGTCGCACTGGGCAGTGCGGGCCTGCCGGAGCCGGTCGCGGACCTCGTGACCTCGTTCGGTGCGGCCACGCGCGGCGGGTTCCTCGCCGGGGTCAGCGGGGTGGTGGCCGACGTGACCGGCCGCGCCCCGCGCCCCCTCGCGGACCTGGTGCGCACGGCCCGGACCTCCTGA
- a CDS encoding multidrug effflux MFS transporter: MTTENAVVPRAGDGAGAGAGHRVRVLVILASLSALGPVSIDAYIPGLPRLAESLHSPAWAVQLTVTACLAGLAVGQLVAGPLSDALGRRRPLLYGLSLYTGAGLLCGLAPTIWLLVVLRAAQGLGGAFALVIAYAYVSDLHEGKAAARYFSLLTLVTGLAPVLAPLVGAQLLQAWGWRAVFVATSVLSALVLAAGAGSLPESHPPHLRQERSWRRAGPVYGRLLRDRSLLGPVLANALSFAVMFAYIAGSPFVLQSLYGLGAGQYSLVFAVNACGLVAAAGVSGVLVGRLGARSLLRAGVTGSAAASVVLLVLALAGAGLWPVLAALFVAIAHVGLVLPNAPALVLRQRGSHAGAAAALLGCGQFLFGGLAAPLVGLPDAHDAVPMATVMAALALAALVVFVTLTPAATTEPHLRTSGDLP; encoded by the coding sequence ATGACGACGGAGAACGCGGTGGTTCCCCGGGCCGGCGACGGGGCCGGGGCCGGGGCAGGCCACAGGGTCCGGGTGCTGGTGATCCTCGCGAGCCTCAGCGCCCTCGGCCCGGTGTCCATCGACGCGTACATCCCCGGTCTGCCCCGGCTCGCCGAGAGCCTGCACAGTCCGGCATGGGCGGTCCAGCTCACCGTCACCGCCTGCCTGGCGGGCCTGGCCGTCGGCCAGCTGGTGGCCGGTCCGCTGAGCGACGCGCTGGGCCGGCGGCGGCCCCTGCTGTACGGGCTGAGCCTCTACACCGGGGCGGGGCTGCTGTGCGGCCTCGCCCCGACGATCTGGCTGCTCGTCGTGCTGCGCGCGGCGCAGGGACTCGGCGGGGCCTTCGCCCTGGTGATCGCCTACGCGTACGTCAGCGACCTGCACGAGGGGAAGGCGGCGGCGCGCTACTTCTCCCTGCTCACGCTCGTCACCGGCCTGGCCCCGGTGCTCGCCCCGCTCGTCGGGGCGCAACTCCTCCAGGCGTGGGGCTGGCGGGCGGTCTTCGTGGCGACCTCCGTGCTCAGCGCCCTCGTCCTCGCCGCGGGCGCGGGGTCGCTGCCGGAGAGCCACCCGCCGCATCTGCGCCAGGAACGGTCCTGGCGCCGGGCGGGCCCGGTCTACGGCCGTCTGCTGCGCGACCGTTCCCTGCTCGGCCCCGTCCTCGCCAACGCCCTGTCGTTCGCGGTGATGTTCGCGTACATCGCGGGCTCCCCGTTCGTCCTGCAGAGCCTGTACGGACTCGGTGCCGGGCAGTACAGCCTGGTGTTCGCGGTGAACGCGTGCGGACTCGTCGCCGCCGCGGGGGTGAGCGGCGTCCTCGTCGGCCGCCTCGGTGCCCGGTCCCTGCTGCGTGCCGGGGTGACCGGTTCGGCCGCCGCGAGCGTCGTCCTGCTCGTCCTCGCGCTCGCCGGCGCGGGGCTGTGGCCGGTCCTCGCGGCGCTGTTCGTGGCGATCGCCCACGTCGGACTGGTGCTGCCGAACGCGCCCGCGCTGGTGCTGCGGCAGCGCGGCTCCCACGCCGGCGCGGCGGCGGCGCTCCTCGGCTGCGGCCAGTTCCTGTTCGGGGGGCTCGCCGCACCGCTCGTGGGGCTCCCGGACGCGCACGACGCCGTACCCATGGCCACGGTCATGGCCGCGCTCGCCCTGGCGGCCCTGGTCGTGTTCGTCACCCTGACCCCCGCCGCCACGACAGAGCCGCACCTCCGAACGAGCGGCGACCTGCCCTGA